The stretch of DNA ATGGGCGTACGCCGGTTCTCGGCGCTGTCCTACGCGCACAAGCCGGGCGTCGCGGAGTTCCTCAACGGGTGGGCACACGACTTCGCCACGCGGGTGCCGGAGTCGCTGTGGTCGGCCACGCTGTATCCCGAGGAGTCGGCGCCCGGCTACGTCGGCGACCTCCTCGCCGCCGGCGTCGAGATCTTCAAGGTGCACGTCCAGGTCGGCGACTTCCACCTGCACGACCCGCTGCTCGACCCGGTCTGGGGCCTGCTCGAGGACGCCGGTACGCCGGTGGTGATCCACGTCGGCTCGGGTCCCGTCGGCAACGCCTTCACCGGGCCTGAGCCGCTGCGGCGCGTGCTGGCGCGACATCCACGGCTGCGGGTGGTCGTCGCACACCTGGGTGCGCCGGAGTACGCGGAGTTCCTGGCGCTGGCCGAGCGCTACGGCGAGGTTCGGCTCGACACCACGATGGTGTTCACCGACTTCTTCGACGAGGCCACCGCGGCGTACCCCGCGGAGCTGCTGCCGCGGCTGCG from Nocardioides sp. BP30 encodes:
- a CDS encoding amidohydrolase family protein; this translates as MSEVELARDADGVTAWWRRHGLPGLFDVHVHFMAPPVQRAVWAAFDSAGPKIGRSWPIRYRLGDEERVDLLRAMGVRRFSALSYAHKPGVAEFLNGWAHDFATRVPESLWSATLYPEESAPGYVGDLLAAGVEIFKVHVQVGDFHLHDPLLDPVWGLLEDAGTPVVIHVGSGPVGNAFTGPEPLRRVLARHPRLRVVVAHLGAPEYAEFLALAERYGEVRLDTTMVFTDFFDEATAAYPAELLPRLRDLGDRVLLGSDFPSIPYPYLHQLDALERLDLGEQWLRAVCWDNGARLFGETRSAAAPAGR